A portion of the Pseudomonas synxantha BG33R genome contains these proteins:
- a CDS encoding LysR family transcriptional regulator codes for MLRFDDLQLFVRAADLGSLSAAARVMDLSPAVASAALKRIEQQLGTRLLARSTRSLRLTAEGEGFLEYARASLSALDDGRRLLASGQDHVSGVLQLSAPSDFGRNQLLPWLDEFQQQHPQLNVRLLLGDRIADLFRQPVDIALRYGEPEDSSLVALPIAPDNIRVLCAAPSYLARHGEPQHLEQLAQHNCLLYMLGSRVHDHWGFYDGKRHVSLTVSGDRFSDDADVVRRWAVAGMGIAYKSWLDISTDVLAGRLRLILPQLQGERTPLNLLCAHRAQLSKPINLLRDMLVSRCATLTAQRPG; via the coding sequence ATGCTGCGTTTTGATGATTTGCAGTTGTTTGTACGTGCTGCGGACCTGGGCAGCCTGTCGGCGGCGGCACGGGTGATGGACCTGTCACCGGCAGTGGCCAGCGCCGCGCTCAAGCGTATCGAACAGCAACTGGGCACGCGTTTGCTGGCGCGCTCCACACGCAGCCTGCGCCTGACCGCCGAGGGCGAGGGCTTCCTGGAATATGCGCGTGCGTCACTAAGCGCGCTGGACGATGGCCGGCGCTTATTGGCCAGTGGCCAGGATCATGTGAGCGGCGTGCTGCAATTGTCGGCGCCGTCGGATTTCGGTCGCAACCAGCTGCTGCCGTGGCTGGATGAGTTCCAGCAGCAACACCCGCAACTGAACGTGCGCCTGTTGCTGGGCGATCGCATTGCCGACCTGTTCCGTCAGCCAGTGGACATTGCCCTGCGCTATGGTGAGCCCGAGGATTCCAGCCTGGTGGCTCTGCCCATCGCCCCGGACAATATTCGTGTGCTGTGCGCCGCGCCGAGCTACCTCGCCCGGCATGGCGAACCCCAGCATCTGGAGCAACTGGCCCAGCACAATTGCCTGCTCTACATGCTCGGCAGCCGGGTGCATGACCATTGGGGGTTTTATGACGGCAAGCGCCACGTGAGCCTGACGGTCAGTGGTGACCGGTTCAGTGATGACGCCGATGTGGTGCGGCGCTGGGCGGTGGCGGGCATGGGTATCGCTTACAAGTCCTGGCTGGATATCAGCACCGATGTGCTGGCCGGGCGCTTGCGTTTGATCCTGCCGCAGCTGCAGGGCGAGCGCACACCGCTCAACTTGCTATGTGCCCATCGTGCGCAATTGAGCAAACCCATCAATCTGCTGCGGGACATGCTCGTGTCCCGGTGTGCGACCTTGACGGCGCAACGACCGGGCTGA
- a CDS encoding ArsR/SmtB family transcription factor: MEAAPCISQIASLLAEPKRTAMLWALMDGSAKSSEELATLAGLSPASANAHLARLTGSGLLRIEARRGKRLFRVAAADVSAAIDALASTTMASAARSTPQALPPVLMAPQLLRRARWCHGHLGGELAAQLYQRMLEAGWFERHEQRTEVTVKGAQHLADLGIFIQALAAPLVCDCFDWSQQQPHLGGALGAGLMQLFLQANWISVINESRALSINEAGLREISRLAAR; encoded by the coding sequence ATGGAAGCAGCACCTTGCATCAGTCAGATCGCCAGCTTGCTGGCCGAGCCCAAACGCACGGCCATGCTTTGGGCCCTGATGGACGGTTCGGCGAAGTCTTCAGAAGAGCTGGCAACGCTGGCCGGGTTGTCGCCGGCGTCGGCCAATGCCCATTTGGCGCGGCTGACCGGCAGCGGTCTGCTGCGGATCGAGGCCCGACGTGGCAAGCGCTTGTTTCGCGTGGCGGCTGCGGATGTGAGTGCCGCCATTGATGCGCTGGCCAGCACCACCATGGCCAGCGCGGCGCGCAGCACACCGCAAGCCTTGCCGCCGGTACTGATGGCACCGCAGTTGTTGCGCCGTGCCCGCTGGTGTCACGGCCATCTCGGCGGCGAGTTGGCGGCGCAGTTGTATCAACGGATGCTTGAGGCCGGATGGTTCGAGCGCCATGAGCAGCGTACCGAGGTTACGGTCAAGGGCGCGCAGCATTTGGCGGACCTGGGAATTTTTATCCAGGCCCTGGCAGCGCCGCTGGTGTGCGACTGTTTCGACTGGAGCCAGCAGCAACCGCATCTGGGCGGAGCGTTGGGGGCGGGGTTGATGCAGCTGTTTCTGCAGGCCAACTGGATCAGCGTGATCAACGAGTCGCGTGCCTTGTCAATCAACGAGGCAGGGCTCAGGGAGATCAGCCGGCTGGCGGCACGTTAA
- a CDS encoding MFS transporter, with the protein MVRQGYSAAQRLERLPISGYHRVIFIIIALAFFFDSMDLAMMTFLLGSIKTEFGLSTAQAGLLASSSFFGMVVGASLSGMLADRFGRKPVFQWSIVLWGVASYLCSTAQTVEALTLFRILLGIGMGMEFPIAQSMLSELIPAKRRGRYIALMDGFWPLGFVAAGVLSYFLLPVIGWRDIFLVLAVPAVFVLAIRFFIPESPRWLEQAGRHEAADKVLLGIEQKVRDSLGRADLPEPMVLPWVESTPGTFFSAFQQLWSAQYRQRTMMIWSVWFFALLGFYGLTSWLSALLQQSGFAVTQSVYYTVIISLGGIPGFLMAAWLVERWGRKPVCVVTLLGGGVMAFLYGQSAVFGGNVALLITSGLLMQFFLFGMWAVLYTYTPELYPTSARATGSGFASAIGRVGSLLGPLVTGLVFPITGQGGVFALGALCFAVAALVVWVFGMETKGKTLEELTQI; encoded by the coding sequence ATGGTCAGGCAGGGTTATAGCGCAGCGCAGCGGCTGGAACGGTTGCCCATCAGCGGCTACCACCGAGTCATCTTCATCATCATTGCCCTGGCGTTTTTCTTCGACTCCATGGACTTGGCGATGATGACCTTTCTGTTGGGCTCGATCAAAACCGAGTTTGGCTTGAGCACGGCCCAGGCCGGGTTGCTGGCCAGTTCGAGTTTTTTCGGCATGGTGGTGGGTGCTTCTCTTTCTGGAATGCTCGCGGATCGCTTTGGGCGCAAACCGGTGTTTCAGTGGAGCATCGTGTTGTGGGGCGTGGCCAGTTACCTGTGCTCCACGGCGCAGACGGTGGAGGCGTTGACGTTGTTTCGGATCCTGTTGGGCATTGGCATGGGCATGGAGTTTCCTATTGCTCAGTCGATGCTGTCGGAGTTGATTCCCGCCAAACGGCGCGGGCGTTACATTGCGTTGATGGATGGTTTCTGGCCGTTGGGCTTTGTAGCCGCCGGGGTGCTGTCGTACTTTTTGCTGCCGGTGATTGGTTGGCGCGACATCTTCCTGGTGTTGGCTGTACCGGCGGTGTTTGTGTTGGCCATCCGCTTCTTTATTCCGGAGTCGCCGCGTTGGCTGGAACAGGCCGGGCGCCACGAAGCGGCGGACAAGGTATTGCTGGGTATCGAGCAGAAGGTACGCGATTCCCTGGGCCGCGCCGATTTGCCGGAGCCGATGGTCCTGCCATGGGTAGAGAGTACGCCGGGTACATTCTTTTCTGCGTTCCAGCAGCTGTGGTCGGCGCAGTACCGCCAACGCACGATGATGATCTGGAGCGTGTGGTTCTTTGCCTTGCTCGGGTTCTACGGGCTGACGTCGTGGTTGAGCGCGCTATTGCAGCAATCGGGTTTCGCCGTGACCCAGTCGGTGTATTACACGGTGATCATTTCCCTGGGCGGGATCCCCGGCTTTTTGATGGCGGCCTGGCTGGTCGAGCGCTGGGGGCGTAAACCGGTGTGCGTGGTGACGCTGCTGGGTGGCGGGGTGATGGCGTTTCTGTATGGGCAAAGTGCTGTGTTTGGCGGCAATGTGGCCCTGCTGATCACCTCCGGGCTGTTGATGCAGTTTTTCCTGTTTGGCATGTGGGCGGTGCTGTACACCTACACGCCGGAGCTATATCCCACTTCGGCGCGAGCTACAGGTTCCGGATTTGCGTCAGCGATTGGCCGCGTAGGCTCGTTGCTGGGGCCGTTGGTGACCGGGTTGGTATTTCCGATAACCGGGCAGGGCGGGGTATTTGCCTTGGGCGCGTTGTGCTTTGCCGTGGCGGCGCTGGTGGTGTGGGTGTTCGGGATGGAGACCAAGGGCAAGACGCTGGAAGAGCTCACCCAAATCTAA